ACGGCGGCCGAAGCGCTGACGCGTGGCGGAGACGTGCTGCTGATGGACGCCGACGTGCTCTACGACGAGCGCATTCTCGAGCCGCTGGTGGCGGGCGCAGGACCGGTGAATCGCTTGCTGATCGACCGTGATTTCGAAGCCGGCGATGAACCCGTGAAACTGTGCGTCGCGAATGGCGTGCCGGTGGAACTGCGCAAGCAAGTGCTGGCGGACCTGAAGTTTGACGTGATCGGCGAGTCGGTGGGTTTTTTTCGCTTCGACGAAACGGCGGCGCGGCGTCTGGCCGAACTCGTTGCGGGGTATGTCGCGACGGGCCGTGCCAACTTGCCGCACGAGGAAGCTGTGCGCGATCTGCTGCTGGAACGTAGTCAGGTATTCGATGTGGCCGACGTAACCGGCGCGCCTTGGATAGAAATCGATTTTCAGAACGACGTTAAACGCGCGGCCGACGAAGTCTTGCCGCAACTGCGTCAGCTTGCAGGAGCCCTACGATGAACGCACCGTATCAACTACCCGCTGCCTATGCCCGCAGCCTTCGCCTGCGCGAGATGCTGCAAAGTAACCAGCTCGAATTCCTGATGGAAGCGCATAACGGCCTGTCCGCGCGCATTGTGAAGGAAGCCGGTTTCAAGGCGATCTGGGGCTCGGGTCTCACGATCTCCGCACAGTTCGGCGTACGCGACAACAACGAAGCGAGCTGGACCCAGGTGGTCGACACGCTCGAGTTCATGGCGGATGCGAGCGACCTGCCTATTCTGCTGGATGGCGACACCGGCTACGGCAACTTCAATAACGTGCGCCGGCTGGTGAAAAAGCTGGAGCAGCGCGGCATTGCTGGCGTATGTATCGAAGACAAGCAGTTTCCGAAGACCAATAGCTTCCTGAACGGCGAGCGTCAGCCGCTCGCCGAAATGGACGAGTTCTGCGGCAAGATCAAGGCCGGCAAGGACTCGCAAAGCGATCCGAATTTCTCCATCGTTGCACGCGTGGAAGCGTTGATCGCGGGCTGGGGTATGGAAGAAGCGCTGAAGCGCGCGGAGGCTTATCGTCAGGCCGGTGCGGACGCCATCCTGATTCACAGCAAGCTCTCGAAGCCCGACGAAATCCTCACGTTCGCGCGCGAATGGGCGGGTCGTGGACCGCTTGTGATCGTGCCGACCAAGTACTACAGCACGCCCACCGATGTGTTCCGTCAAGCCGGCATCAGCACGGTGATCTGGGCGAACCATTTGCTGCGCGGCGCGGCGTCGACCATGCAGGCGATCGCGAAGGAAATCCACAGCAGCGAGACGCTCGTGAACGTGGAAGACCGCGTGGCGACGGTGAACGAAATCTTCCGTCTTCAGGACGCCGAGGAATATTCGACCGCTGAAAGCGTGTATCTGTCGTCGGCGAGTGCATCGCGCAATGCCGTCGTGCTCGCGGCAAGCCGGGGCGCAGGGCTGGAAGCCGTTACCGCCGATAAACCCAAGGTCATGCTGCCGATCGCGGGCAAGCCGCTGCTGCGCCGTCTGGTTGAAGCATTCAAGAAAGAAGGTATCAACGACATTACCGTGGTGGGCGGTTATCGCGCCGATGCCATCGATACATCGGGGATCCGGCTGGTTGTGAACGAGAAGCACGAGCAAACGGGCGAACTGGCGTCGCTGGCATGCGCGGCGAAGTCGTTCACCGCCGACACCGTGATCTCCTACGGCGATCTCTTGTTCCGCAGCTACATTCTTCGCGATCTGGTGGAGTCGGACAGCGACTTCTGCGTGGTCGTGGATTCGTCGCAGACGCCGGCAGCCGGCGGGGCATCGACGGACTTTGCGTATTGCTCGACCGCTGACGATCGCGCGTTGTTCGGACAGAAAGTCTGGCTCGAAAGCGTGACGAGCTCGGCGGGTCCTGCGAATGCCAAGACGCCGCAAGGCCGCTGGATGGGTCTGCTCAACGTGCGCGGTGCTGGCCGTGAACGTCTGGTCACCATGCTCGAAAAGCTGCAGCAACGCGATGACTTCGCCAAGCTCGACATGGCCGCGCTGCTCAACGCGCTGGTGGCCGCGGATGAAAAGATCGAAGTGCAGTACGTGCACGGCCACTGGCGCGGTGTGAACGACCTGGACGAGTTGCGGCAAGCCGGCGATTTCGCGCACGGACAAGCGCCGTACGGATCGAACGGCTCGGGCTCCTCGGAGGCCGGCGCGTGATCGAAGCCGCACAATTCGTCGAAGCCGCGCGCGAGCGCGGTTTCGACTGGTACGCGGGCGTGCCGTGCTCGTATCTGACGCCGTTCATCAATTACGTGCTGCAGGATGAGTCGCTGAATTACGTGTCGGCGGCGAATGAAGGTGATGCGGTTGCGTTGATCGCGGGCGTGGCGCTTGGCGCGTCGGGCGTGCATAAGGCGCGTCGCGGCATTTCAATGATGCAGAACTCCGGGCTCGGCAACGCGGTGAGCCCGCTCACATCGCTCACGTGGACGTTCAGGCTGCCGCAATTGTTGATCGTCACGTGGCGCGGTCAGCCGGGTGTCGCCGACGAGCCGCAACACGCGCTGATGGGACCCGTCACGCCGGCCATGCTCGAGACCATGGAAATTCCATGGGAACTGTTCCCGACGGAAGCCGATGCAATCGGACCCGCGCTCGATCGTGCAACTGCGCATATGGACAGCACCGGACGTCCTTATGCGTTGGTGATGCAGAAGGGCAGCGTCGCGCCTTACAAGTTGAACAAGAAAGGCTTGAGCGGTGTGCGTCAGCGCTCATTGAACGAGCGCGCCGAGGTCGAGTCGTTTGAAGTCACTGGCGAACGCGTGTCACGTCATGACGCGTTGCAGCGCGTGATTGCGCGCACGCCGAAAGAGTCGACGGTTGTGCTGGCGTCGACGGGATTTTGCGGGCGGGAACTCTACGCTATCGATGACCGCGAGAACCAGGTGTATCTCGTCGGATCAATGGGTTGTGTGACGCCTATGGCGCTCGGCCTGGCGTTGTCGCGGCCTGACCTGAACGTGGTTGCGCTCGACGGCGACGGCGCCGCGCTGATGCGCATGGGCGTGTTCGCGACCCTCGGCGCTTATGGGCCGGCCAACCTCACCCACTTGCTGCTGGACAACGGCGCGCATGAGTCGACCGGCGGTCAGGCGACGGTGTCGCAGGGCGTAGAGTTCGCGCGGATCGCTTCAGCGTGCGGGTACGCGATGGCGCTCGACGGCGATGACCTTTCGATCATCGACCGGTTGTTCGACGCGAAGGACGTCGATGGCGTGCGTTTCGCGCGGCTGTCGATCAACACCGGTACGCCGAGCGACCTGCCGCGGCCGTCGATCACGCCGGAAGATGTGCGTCGCCGGTTGCAAGCGCATATTGGACGTTAGGCGGGCGCGCGGTTCGATCGCTAAATCTAGCGCCGTTCTTGCTTCAAACGTCTGCTGTTCACCCAAAGGCCGCACCAACCAATGTTGGCGCGGCCTTTTGACGCGTGCTAGTCGTCGATCGAGTGGACCGAGTGGATCACTTGGCTTGCTCGCGACTAATCGCGGTTGCAGAAGATCGCGGTAATAAAGGGCGCGACGTGATGAATAACAGCGTCGCTGCCGGCCGCGCGGACCTTTTCCTTGACTGAGTCTTCCCCGCCAATCACGACAGCGCCATAAGCCGAGTCGGCGATCGGTTCGCCGCT
This window of the Caballeronia sp. SBC1 genome carries:
- a CDS encoding NTP transferase domain-containing protein, producing the protein MRAIILAAGMGLRLVQPEGQQKPKCLLRFGESSLLERHLQLLKTAGVDEIVFVLGFKHEQVEAELAAIDWKPHTEVVVNREFSLGSALSVHTAAEALTRGGDVLLMDADVLYDERILEPLVAGAGPVNRLLIDRDFEAGDEPVKLCVANGVPVELRKQVLADLKFDVIGESVGFFRFDETAARRLAELVAGYVATGRANLPHEEAVRDLLLERSQVFDVADVTGAPWIEIDFQNDVKRAADEVLPQLRQLAGALR
- the aepX gene encoding phosphoenolpyruvate mutase, with product MNAPYQLPAAYARSLRLREMLQSNQLEFLMEAHNGLSARIVKEAGFKAIWGSGLTISAQFGVRDNNEASWTQVVDTLEFMADASDLPILLDGDTGYGNFNNVRRLVKKLEQRGIAGVCIEDKQFPKTNSFLNGERQPLAEMDEFCGKIKAGKDSQSDPNFSIVARVEALIAGWGMEEALKRAEAYRQAGADAILIHSKLSKPDEILTFAREWAGRGPLVIVPTKYYSTPTDVFRQAGISTVIWANHLLRGAASTMQAIAKEIHSSETLVNVEDRVATVNEIFRLQDAEEYSTAESVYLSSASASRNAVVLAASRGAGLEAVTADKPKVMLPIAGKPLLRRLVEAFKKEGINDITVVGGYRADAIDTSGIRLVVNEKHEQTGELASLACAAKSFTADTVISYGDLLFRSYILRDLVESDSDFCVVVDSSQTPAAGGASTDFAYCSTADDRALFGQKVWLESVTSSAGPANAKTPQGRWMGLLNVRGAGRERLVTMLEKLQQRDDFAKLDMAALLNALVAADEKIEVQYVHGHWRGVNDLDELRQAGDFAHGQAPYGSNGSGSSEAGA
- the aepY gene encoding phosphonopyruvate decarboxylase, with product MIEAAQFVEAARERGFDWYAGVPCSYLTPFINYVLQDESLNYVSAANEGDAVALIAGVALGASGVHKARRGISMMQNSGLGNAVSPLTSLTWTFRLPQLLIVTWRGQPGVADEPQHALMGPVTPAMLETMEIPWELFPTEADAIGPALDRATAHMDSTGRPYALVMQKGSVAPYKLNKKGLSGVRQRSLNERAEVESFEVTGERVSRHDALQRVIARTPKESTVVLASTGFCGRELYAIDDRENQVYLVGSMGCVTPMALGLALSRPDLNVVALDGDGAALMRMGVFATLGAYGPANLTHLLLDNGAHESTGGQATVSQGVEFARIASACGYAMALDGDDLSIIDRLFDAKDVDGVRFARLSINTGTPSDLPRPSITPEDVRRRLQAHIGR